In the genome of Desulfuromonadales bacterium, one region contains:
- a CDS encoding ABC-F family ATP-binding cassette domain-containing protein gives MLQLRNIVKDYAGRRLFAGINWHLRPGDKVGLCGENGAGKTTLLKMLAGQVAPDGGEVQAARGTTFGYLPQDGLEHRGRSLFAEVRSALAELLAMEAEIGRLEEAIARRHDPDDLDRYATLQEAFRQRGGYTIETEIGKVLAGLGFAEADWERPCDHFSGGWQMRIALAKLLLQRPNLLLLDEPTNHLDLPARDWLEGYLAAYPHAVMLVSHDRFFLDQVVGRIVEVWNGSLTEYPGNYSAYLVERERRVSALLEEKRRQDEEVGKIEAFISRFRYQANKASLVQSRVKQLEKIERIQVPPQRKKIAFRFPEPPKGGRTAMELAGASQSYGELTVLSGVDLTVEKGERLALVGPNGAGKSTLMRLLAGVEAPRAGRRIEGHNLHPAYFAQDQAKVLDPARSVLDEITAAAPFDMVPRVRDILGAFLFSGDDVHKKVAVLSGGERNRLALAILLLRPANLLLLDEPTNHLDLASKEVLLDALKGYQGTLVFVSHDRYFVDALATRVIEVGGGRIESYFGNYEDFLRVKASRGEGGHSALRVETSAAAAAETAIPFDKEDRRRQHEERKEAQREEKRRLKELAEVEARIEVREAELAALELTMADPALYQDAGRWREVSLQHETLQEEIAGLYGRWEALQVPETVNV, from the coding sequence ATGCTGCAACTACGAAACATCGTCAAGGATTACGCCGGCCGCCGCCTCTTTGCCGGCATCAACTGGCACCTGCGGCCCGGCGACAAGGTCGGCCTGTGCGGCGAAAACGGCGCCGGCAAGACCACCCTGCTCAAGATGCTGGCCGGCCAGGTCGCGCCCGACGGCGGCGAGGTCCAGGCCGCCCGGGGAACCACCTTCGGCTACCTGCCGCAGGACGGTCTGGAGCACCGCGGCCGCTCCCTCTTCGCCGAAGTCCGCTCGGCCCTCGCCGAACTGCTCGCCATGGAGGCGGAGATCGGCCGCCTGGAAGAGGCCATCGCCCGCCGCCACGACCCCGACGACCTCGACCGCTACGCCACCCTGCAGGAGGCTTTCCGCCAGCGCGGCGGCTACACCATCGAAACCGAGATCGGCAAAGTGCTCGCCGGCCTGGGTTTCGCCGAGGCCGACTGGGAGAGGCCCTGCGATCATTTCTCCGGCGGCTGGCAGATGCGCATCGCCCTGGCCAAGCTGCTGCTGCAGCGTCCCAACCTGCTGCTGCTCGACGAGCCGACCAACCATCTCGACCTCCCCGCCCGCGACTGGCTGGAGGGGTACCTGGCCGCCTATCCCCATGCCGTGATGCTGGTCTCCCACGACCGCTTCTTTCTCGACCAGGTGGTCGGCCGCATCGTCGAGGTCTGGAACGGCTCGCTCACCGAATATCCCGGCAACTACAGCGCCTACCTGGTGGAGCGGGAGCGGCGCGTCTCGGCGCTGCTCGAGGAGAAGCGGCGCCAGGATGAGGAGGTCGGCAAGATCGAGGCGTTCATCAGCCGGTTCCGCTACCAGGCGAACAAGGCGTCGCTGGTGCAGAGCCGGGTGAAGCAGCTGGAGAAGATCGAACGCATCCAGGTGCCGCCGCAGCGCAAGAAGATCGCCTTCCGCTTCCCCGAGCCGCCCAAGGGGGGACGGACCGCCATGGAGCTTGCGGGCGCCAGCCAGAGCTACGGCGAGCTGACCGTGCTCTCCGGTGTCGATCTGACCGTGGAGAAAGGAGAGCGCCTCGCCCTGGTCGGTCCCAACGGCGCCGGCAAGTCGACCCTGATGCGCCTGCTCGCCGGGGTGGAGGCGCCGCGGGCGGGACGGCGGATCGAGGGGCACAACCTGCATCCGGCCTACTTCGCCCAGGACCAGGCCAAGGTCCTCGATCCCGCCCGCAGCGTGCTCGACGAGATCACCGCCGCCGCCCCCTTCGACATGGTGCCGCGGGTGCGCGACATCCTCGGCGCCTTCCTCTTTTCCGGCGACGATGTGCACAAGAAGGTGGCGGTCCTCTCCGGCGGCGAGCGCAACCGGCTCGCCCTGGCCATCCTGCTGCTGCGTCCGGCCAACCTGCTGCTGCTCGACGAGCCGACCAACCATCTCGACCTCGCCTCCAAGGAGGTCCTCCTCGACGCCCTCAAGGGGTATCAGGGGACGCTGGTTTTCGTCTCCCATGACCGTTACTTCGTCGACGCTCTCGCTACCCGGGTCATCGAGGTCGGCGGCGGCCGCATCGAGTCGTATTTTGGCAACTACGAGGATTTTCTGCGGGTCAAGGCGAGCCGCGGCGAGGGGGGACATTCCGCCCTGCGGGTCGAGACCTCGGCTGCAGCGGCAGCCGAGACGGCGATCCCTTTCGACAAGGAGGACCGCCGCCGGCAGCACGAGGAGCGCAAGGAAGCGCAGCGCGAGGAAAAGCGCCGGCTGAAGGAGTTGGCCGAAGTGGAAGCGCGAATCGAGGTGCGGGAGGCCGAACTGGCAGCGCTGGAGTTGACGATGGCCGACCCGGCGCTCTACCAGGATGCCGGGCGCTGGCGGGAAGTTTCCCTGCAGCACGAAACGCTGCAGGAGGAAATCGCCGGCCTCTATGGGCGCTGGGAGGCTTTACAGGTGCCGGAAACGGTGAATGTGTAG
- a CDS encoding ParA family protein yields MNQDYPFVVAVASEKGGVGKTTIATNLAVYLKALREDLPVTIASFDNHFSVDQMFAIGGHRGASVAGLFAGNPAAELAQMGEYGVQFLASDRTLSPPDDDPGHLCRALTASRLSGILILDTRPILDYFTRNALIAADLVLVPVKDRASLVNAASLQQALRQAGEPLEKMWLLPSLVDARLRLRQEIGVREFLVFSAQERGYQVVDTFIAKSPKVEGLATSFTSRIHPVITHARGTVVHSQLRALAGFVLQRFDSAEGPRCQGLSPVSATSGRLGRRQVPDCPVCGNRAPGSAAGFAFQDLRSRRRGRLHPACLQTLLASTGLEVALPATGMLVCSSEGPGFTGPGADLSLHLFDGEAEPVAIEQMGDPAGTPFEPMLHGASGRSLNEFAREFLLVLLEAGPPDEAARFATLRRRVLREVLGRSKC; encoded by the coding sequence ATGAACCAGGACTATCCGTTCGTCGTCGCCGTGGCCAGCGAAAAAGGGGGGGTGGGGAAGACCACCATCGCCACCAACCTCGCCGTCTACCTCAAGGCGCTGCGCGAGGACCTGCCGGTCACCATCGCCTCCTTCGACAACCATTTCAGTGTCGATCAGATGTTCGCCATCGGTGGTCACAGGGGGGCCTCCGTGGCCGGCCTCTTCGCCGGCAACCCGGCTGCGGAACTGGCGCAGATGGGGGAGTACGGCGTGCAGTTCCTCGCCTCCGATCGCACCCTCTCGCCGCCCGACGACGACCCCGGCCATCTGTGCCGAGCCCTCACGGCTTCCCGCCTCTCGGGTATCCTCATCCTCGATACCCGGCCGATTCTCGACTATTTCACCCGCAACGCCCTGATCGCCGCCGACCTGGTCCTGGTCCCGGTCAAGGACCGTGCCTCGCTGGTCAACGCCGCCTCGCTGCAGCAGGCGCTGCGGCAGGCCGGAGAGCCGCTGGAGAAGATGTGGCTGCTGCCGAGTCTGGTCGATGCCAGGCTGCGCCTGCGCCAGGAGATCGGGGTGCGGGAGTTCCTGGTCTTCTCGGCGCAGGAGCGCGGCTACCAGGTGGTCGACACCTTCATCGCCAAGAGCCCCAAGGTCGAGGGGCTGGCCACCAGCTTCACCAGCCGCATCCACCCGGTGATCACCCACGCCCGGGGCACGGTGGTCCACAGCCAGCTCCGCGCGCTGGCCGGCTTCGTGCTGCAGCGTTTCGATTCTGCCGAGGGGCCTCGCTGCCAGGGCCTGTCGCCGGTTTCCGCTACTTCGGGAAGGCTCGGCCGCCGTCAGGTGCCCGACTGCCCGGTCTGCGGCAATCGGGCACCGGGGAGTGCGGCCGGTTTCGCCTTTCAGGATCTGCGCAGCCGGCGCCGGGGTCGGCTGCACCCGGCCTGCCTGCAGACTCTGCTTGCTTCGACCGGTTTGGAGGTGGCCCTGCCGGCGACGGGGATGCTGGTCTGCAGCAGCGAAGGTCCCGGTTTTACCGGTCCCGGGGCCGACCTGAGCCTGCACCTCTTCGACGGCGAGGCGGAGCCCGTCGCCATCGAGCAGATGGGAGACCCGGCGGGGACTCCCTTCGAGCCGATGTTGCATGGGGCGTCGGGGCGATCGTTGAACGAGTTCGCCCGGGAGTTCCTTCTCGTTCTTCTGGAAGCCGGGCCGCCGGACGAAGCGGCACGCTTTGCCACCCTGCGCCGCCGGGTGCTGCGGGAGGTCCTGGGCAGGAGCAAATGCTGA